One genomic window of Saccopteryx bilineata isolate mSacBil1 chromosome 4, mSacBil1_pri_phased_curated, whole genome shotgun sequence includes the following:
- the RPS29 gene encoding small ribosomal subunit protein uS14, with product MGHQQLYWSHPRKFGQGSRSCRVCSNRHGLIRKYGLNMCRQCFRQYAKDIGFIKLD from the exons ATGGGTCACCAGCAGCTCTACTGGAGCCATCCGAGAAAATTCGGCCAGGGTTCTCGTTCGTG CCGCGTCTGCTCAAACCGGCACGGTCTGATCCGGAAATACGGCCTCAACATGTGCCGCCAGTGTTTCCGTCAGTACGCCAAGGACATAGGCTTCATTAAG ttggaCTAA